gatactgctccaccagtctcctcataaaaTGGATGgattctgtagttgagcgttccggcataaatccgaactggttctctgaaatagacacacctctcctaaccctcatctccaccactctttcccacactttcatagtatgacttagaagcttgatacctctatagttgttgcagttttagatatcccccttgtttttgtatagagggatcattacgctcgacctccattcttcaggCATCGTTGctgtcttaaagatgacattaaataacctagtcagccactccaaacctatcgagctcgcgctcttccaaaattctttAGAAATCTCGTCAGATCCGATCGCTCTTCTCCAGCACATCTACGCACAGCACCCTTAATCTCTTCGACcgaaatactcctgcaacacccaaTTATCATTATCATGATCATGACCAACACTAATGTAATGATTCCTTTATGTGGTGGAACGTCATTTTAGTTATTCTaaacatgaaaataaaattgttctTGACATCAGACATATAGTATTATGCGTTAGTGGAGCTTACttttcttctcctcctctatttttttccttcttaattaaaaaaattactttttaaatgTTATATTGATTGAGCTTATCTAAAACgagttttaaattcatttcTTAAATGTTCATTACAATGAAATATAACTTGTGGTGTGTTTGGTACAAagattatttttcaatttcttatATGTTTGATCGGTCAAGATTTTATAAAGCATTTTCTCTAGaaaatacattttttaaaaatgagaaaactaACTTCAAGTAATTAGAAAAACAAATTTCCTAAATGATATTTCACTTCTCTCCATCCCACACCCAACGCTATAGCCCCCCAATTCCACACCCCCACCCTCACCCCTCCCAACGTTTGCCTACGAAGGCGAATCTATCAAAATATTGTGCAATTTCACGAGAAGTAATAATTTTTGCACAAATCCTACACGTATATATCTTTATTTAAGAATAGATTAAATatctataaaataattttcattgTGAACCCTATTATTGTATATTATCTTGAGATTATTAGTCGAGCATGTTCACATGGCTTGCCTAGTGTGTTTTAATCCCATATGTGATTTGCAGGCTATTACGCAGTGGGAGATTTATCCATTGCGTCCAAAGTACTCATCACAGAGTGGTCATCCGAAAGGCAAAGACTGTAGCAAAGATTGTAGTAGCCGTGAGTTATCCTGGAGTTTCGGGGAAAAAAAAACTTTGCGATTAATAtagaaaattcataaattttaaattttgaatccgCTTAAATTTAACCAGATTATATAAGGACAATGCTTTCTGTTTATTTATCTAacattgaaaattttaattaaatttatttttcatgaaaaatattctTCTTCGTACCAAACACAGCCTTAGACGTCTCAATGAAATCATTAATATGTAACAACTAATATAAATCAAAAAGAAGCGTATGGGCGGTGGGACGGCGCCAATCATTTGCCGGAGTCTACTCAAAATAGGCCCCATGGTCGGCAAGACCTAACACAAtagtactattttttttttcgcAAGTCTACTATGGATATATAAAGAGAGTTTATGTGAAACTATGAGAACCATCAAGTTTTAAGCAAAACCCAATTGGCAAGGGACCTAAAATTTAACTTCTTTAATTTAAGTACATTCTTTAGTGAGAGCCAAATTAAAAAAGATGGTGAAGATTGCCTTTGGTAGCATTGGTGACTCTTTTAGTGTTGGGTCATTGAAGGCCTACCTAGCTGAGTTTATTGCCACTCTACTCTTTGTATTTGCTGGTGTTGGATCTGCTATAGCTTATAGTAAGTCACACTTACTCTATTGTTTACTTTTCCTAACGTTATACACgattatatacatattataggtAACTTATATACCTGTTGGCTATTTTTTGTTTAAGCAATTGAGGTGAATACCTATATTTTAGATTAATTTTGCATGAATGTATCATACATATGTTCACTATTTTTAGGTTAGTCGATTGGAGATCAAAAGTAGCTTTAGCACTACATATTAAAGTAAAAACTAATTGCACTAAGATTCCATTATACATGGGCCGACTATATTGGAGTTTGTATTACACATAATTTTTATCTTGCATTTATGTAAAAAGTTATTTTCACGACTTGAATATGAATATGTGATATATTGATTACATGGAGACGATTTTTGCCAAAATATATAGTAGTAATGTAATTTTAATTTTCCTTTTGCAGATAAGTTGACTTCAGATGCAGCTCTTGATCCAGCTGGTCTAGTAGCAGTAGCTGTGGCTCATGCATTTGCATTGTTTGTTGGGGTTGCCATGGCAGCCAATATCTCAGGTGGACATTTGAATCCAGCTGTCACTTTGGGATTGGCTGTTGGTGGAAATATCACCATCTTGACTGGCTTATTCTACTGGATTGCCCAATTACTTGGCTCCACAGTTGCTTGCCTCCTCCTTAAATTTGTCACTAATGGTTTGGTATGTTGTTTCATTATTAACATTACTATTAAGTTAAATCCTAGTGTTAGTCTAATTAGGGGTTGCGCAATGGCGTTGGACTAAGCTTATAAACtgatcaaattaaattataaattttttttttagcttatCTATGCATTTGGTAACCATCAAAAATGCTTATAAGTCAAATCAATCAAAGGTCATAAGTTGGTCACTCTAAACTTATAATTTTACAGTTTAGAAACATTTATAATTTTCGAAATACTTTCTACCATATCTACTTTTAATCGGCTAACCCAAACAGACTCTATGTTGGGATTTTGGCAGGCTGTTCCAACTCACGGAGTTGCTGCTGGGCTCAGTGGAATTGAGGGAGTAGTTATGGAGATAGTCATCACCTTTGCACTTGTCTACACTGTTTATGCCACAGCAGCAGATCCCAAAAAGGGCTCACTTGGAACCATTGCACCCATGGCAATTGGGTTCATTGTTGGTGCCAACATTTTGGCAGCTGGCCCATTCAGTGGTGGATCAATGAACCCAGCACGATCATTTGGACCAGCTGTCGTTGCTGGAGACTTTTCCCAGAACTGGATTTACTGGGTCGGCCCACTCATTGGCGGAGGATTGGCTGGTTTTATTTATGGAGATGTCTTTATTGGATCCCACACCCCACTTCCAACCTCTGACGACTATgcttagaagaagaaagaaaaactcttcaacaatGTTTTCTGTGTGTGTTTTCAAAATGCAATGTTGATTTTACTTTAAGCTTTGTATATTATGCTATGCAAGAAGTTTGTTTCCAATGAAATATCAGGTTTGGTTCATTTTGAGGACTGAAGgtacttaaaattaaaatagagtGATTTAAATGAATAGCTTGAGGTTGCTGGTTTTGAACTTTTGACCTTATTTATCTCATGGGGTGAAGCTTACCATTGgttggaaaaaaaatgaagcGTTAACCTAAATAGTCATCCATCCAACAACTAGAGTCAATTCTTCAGTTTTGTTTAATAGTGTATGTTGTACATATTAGTTGTATAATCATATACTAGAGTCACCACAGCAATTTACAAACTTTTCCGGATACCCTCATTTCCTCTTCAGTTATACTTAAAATACAACAGTCTTGTCTTTGGCATAATATGGTAAAACACGTAGTTCACAATATGATTTAATTGCTTTTACTAGACACTGTTTCTCAAGATCCTCAGACTTCTGAATAAAGCTTTGCAAGTTATCTCTGTGGGAAACTCTTTCAACCTGAAAGTAGAAAGGTTTCCTTTATATTGAAATTCTAAAATGATGGTAAACATAAATCAGATGATACATGGATCTTTCCTTAGGGGGCGATACGCTAAGATGGAAAGGGAACACAAGTAGATAGATTTGAATGTATTGACTTATAAATATTTCCTTTACTTCATATtccttcaaaccaaccaatcccTTTGGTCTGCCTTATATGCAACAGGACAATTGCTGGattcaaattcaagttatgAGAATGAAACAGACAGAGTgacaagaaaataaagagaacGTAACAACAGGGAATAGAGCAAGGCTTTAAGGGATCTACGACTACGAATTGATGGCTATGAAGATGGAGATCTTGGAGGAGGAACTCATGGAAATCCTACTAAACTCTACAACTTATTCCATACCATGAAAGAACAAGCTGGAGTGGGACACGACTTAAAATGTCTTCATGATTGTGGACACAATTCAAAATATCTCCGTCATTGTGGACACAATTCAGAGGTTAACATGGAAGAAGAGGCTGGAGTGGGACACGTTCCCAAGGTGTTTTAAGTCATTCTATTTATAGGGGATTGTTGGGAATTGGTCTAAAGAGGTTGCATATCAAACAAGCATGTCTTGATAATGCCACGAAGTaattatgcataaattatgattttgttGGCATATCTTTGGCTTCATGAAGCAGTGTGGaaccaaaagaaagagaaaagctaGTTAGGACTACCATCCTAGAATGATAAGCTGTTAAAGACTGAAAATGCAGGTCGAATCCTAAAACTAATTTGAAGTTCTAGTCCCATAAGAATAATTACCATTTGCTCGATGATTGGGCCTGCATCGAGTACTTCACTAACAAAGTGACTTGTTGCACCGATCAACTTAACACCAGACTCAAAAGCCTATCAAGAAGTGAAAGAAATAAATGCTTCAAGTTTGTAAGCCATCAACATAAAATTCCACAGAGACGAGTGAAAAATGACATATAAAGAAACGGGTCTGGAAATTGAACCTGCTTAGATGGACTCCCACCCTTGAATGATGGCAAAAGGCCATGATGAATATTAATAATATCTTTCCCATAACTTTTTAAGAACTCTGCAGAGAATACCTGTAGAAACAAGTGCAACTTTAAATTAAAAACGCAACTTAAAAAATGACGTGTAAGATTTGTTAGGAGTTTTATAATGCTGAAGATCAAAATAAATCCTGTAAACTGTTGGCAAAACATGGACTAAAACAAAAATACATATGGccaaaataatagaaatcaaatgagaaaaaatgacactaagaattttacgtggaaactctttaaaataagaaaaaaatcatgggCCAAGAGGaacaactgatatcactatagtaaggaaTTTTACAATGGGTGGTcacgagtacaatactcaaagtgaccacaacatactcaaaaggaataacactcttttgattttacaccttactaaaaatatcgctcacattatttttcttcacagaTTATTTCGTATATAGTCTAGGAAAACCTCACAACtctctaaatattttctttctctgTGAATCGGTATAAGTTACAAAGGAATTGGACTTCTTAATTTATATGAATAAAAAGTTTCTTCGGTGTATGAAAGTTGGCACCGGCCAACTTTCATACAAACTTGCACCAAACCTTGCCcacctttttttgagtcaatCATAAAGGAGAAATTTGCAATTCAAAAGGTGCCCATTGACTTAGAAAGAATGGGTCTGGAGCCCACAAATCTCCCCCTCCAGTCCTATGCACTAGAAGGAGATGGAGGTGTCTTTCGTCTTATCATAGAGAGCTCATGACAACAAATTCTTTGCACAATTCAAACTTGTCCTTTGTTATCACTTTAGTCAGCATATCTGCTCAACCTGCATAGATTTGTCTTCTATCTTTTCTTGAATCCAGTGATATCTCACATCTATATCTTTCGTCCTTGCATGGTCCATGGAGTTTTTGCTCAAGTCTATTGCACTTTGACTGTCACAAGTAATATCTCACCTTAGATACAGTTTCATTATCCATACTCAAGATTTCAAAGTCACCAGAAGtataagaagagaaaaaatcCTTTCTTGATGTCACATGAGATGTAGCACCGGTATCCACAACTCAGCTTAACTCATCACaagaaatatttatcatatcTGCATCAAGGACGGTAACAAGATCTTTTGTGGTGACAGTGGCTACGCAATTTTCATtgtcatcttctttatttttctctctatctttGTTCTTCCTCTTCAATTTTCGACAGAACTTTTTTATGTgtcctttcatgccacaatgatAGCACTTAATATCCTTAAGTCTGCCTCTGAATTTGCTTCTGTTATgttctatattttgagaaccACGATTTTTGTTTCTCCCCCCTAGAGCCAGTAACCAGGACATCTGACGAAGAATAATCTTGAAATTTTCTTCTCATCTCTTCGTTCAAGACACTACTCTTGGTGGAATCCATAGAGATCACACCATTCGGAGCAGAATTTGACAATGAAGTTCTAAATGTTTCCCAAAAGTCTGGTAGGGAACCAAGTAAAAGCAAGTCTTGaattttttcatcaaatttgATGCCTGTAGCAAATAATTGGTTCATGATCCCCTGAAAATTATTCAGATGATCTGTAATCGGAGAACCATCATGAGACTTTAAACTTATCATCTGTTTTACTTAGTCTTTCGAGCATACAAACTTTCAAGATGCTCCCATAAGGTACGAGTATGTGTCTCTCCAGAAATATGGTTCAACACATTATCGTCAATCCATTGCCTAATAAATTCACAAACTTGTCTGTACAACAGATTCCACTCTTCATGTGTTTTATTATTGTAAAGACTGGTCGATAAAAATTCTTGACATAAAGCAGATCTTtcattttttccttccaaatagCATAATTAACACTATTCAAAGTAACTATTCTACTTGTGTTGACTTCATCGTTTTCTCCAAAAATATATAACTACTGCAAACCAAAGTGAATCTTTTTTAAAGTTTAGATCGAGctgcaaccacagagcatacACAGATAAaaccttgctctgataccagtttTTGATTTGTGGGGTCTAGCCCCATTCTTTCTAAGTCAATAAATGTTGCAGCCCAGCTTTTGCAACAATTTGCAATTGCAAATTGcaaattttcttctttctgATTGACCCAAGAAAAGGTACACAAAGTTTGGTGCAAGTTTGTTGAAAGTTGGCATCGGCCAACTTTCATACACGGAAGAAACTTTTCATCCCTATAAATTAAGAAGTTCAGTTTATTTGTAACTTACACCAATTCATCGAGAAAGAAAATGTTTAGAGAGTTATGAGATTTTCATATactatataagaaaataatatgtgaataaaagaaagagagtgTGAACGATAGTTTTAATAGGGTGTAAAATCAAAAGAGTGCTATTCCTTTAAAGTGTGTTGTGGTCACTTTAAGTATTGTACTCGTGACTATCCAGTTTAAAATTCCTTACTATggtgatatcagttgctcctcttggctCGTAGTTTTTCCCTTATATGAAAGGATTTCCACGTAAAAAAAATGGTGtcattttttctcattttatttcattatttgaccatatatatatttttgtgttatttcACGTTTTCCCAACATAAATAACCAGTTTAAATCATTCAATTTGAACCATCTAATACAAACAAGACAAAACAAGTTATGTGAGAAATAACTACCATTGGCGACCAGCAGAATAGTTGTTATAATCAAGAGAATTTTGATTACCTGCATGTATCTTGCAAGTACCAAAAAATCAGTGTCATGAACTAATTCCAATATCTCTACTTCTCTTTTCTTCCCCATAGTTGTTGGCAAATAATAGTATGGAATTCCATGCCTCTCAAGTAACCGAATCACATGAGTGTCTGGACCTCGATCATGGTTGCTGTGAAACAATCAAAATCATTTTACATGATAACTAATTCttttaatagaaaataaatagtaTAATGAAGAAATTGCTTTTGCTTAACCTTATTACAGAGGTAATGTCAACAGGAAGCCTACCATTCTGCCACCTGTGCAACAAATCTACAAGACAGTGGTCCTGCACCAAGTTGATGGCAGTTTTTaaattaaaacattaaaaaagGTTTATATATTTCAACACAGTTCACATAATCAGCTGTTGACCAGTCTTGGAATCAGAACCTGCTTCGAAACAAGAACTGCAATCTTATATTTGGGATCTATTTCGGGAACCCGGACAATAGACTTCAATGCATTGAACATCTTTGATAGCTTAAAGAAGTCCTCATCCATTTTTCCTCGGGGCCATATAGCTGGGTCAAAAGTAAACTCACTGTGATTGAAGCAACAATTAGTTTGTATTCTTCTTATGACTTACCGGGAGAAGGAAAACACAAAAGTAAAAGAGCCTTGGACATTGATGACTAATCACAGAATAAAAGATTAATATTCAAAGTATCTGACAAAGTGAAGCTGCTAATTCTAAATCATATACCACATAGTACACCTTACAAAGGCACATAATCACCATTTGTTCATTACATCTTGCAAAATGAACACTTTGCCTCTTTAACCACAacaggaaaagaaaaatacagcTCATTTCGATATGCTTCATAAGATTGTAAATGCCACATAGTTAGCAAGATATTAGGTTCTTCCTATATAAACCGATCAAATTCAAAAGACAACTGCTCAATCTTCACTATCGAGTGTTTTAGTGACGACTTGTAAGTAGGAGATACAGAGTAACAGGGTACATAATCAAGAAAGCATGGAGTTAAGCATTTTCATAGAGGCCTGAAAGAACCCCTAACAACACCCATTAGTTAATCTTGGACTGAATATTCCTGGTCAGTGTGTAATTGCAATAGTTTAGGCTTTTTGGCTCTTCAAAGGTGTGCACATATACCCATTGAGGATGAACAGGTTATTTGTATTCCCTGCCAATGCTGAATCAATCACTACATATGGTGCTTAAATATACCAACAGAAAAAAGGAAGAGGATGTATATACTTAGCTGAAGCAATATTATCAAAATTAAGTAAGAGAATAGGGACCTTACAGAaggtatatattttttgaaggaAGCACATAGATGGTTAATGGAAATGCAAGGTGCTAACAGTATGTGCCTAACCGTACTGTTTGTGATGATTTATGATGGTGTTGTCAGGCAAAAAAATTTAACAGTCATAAAATGTAGAAGGTTTATACTTCTCAAATTTTTCATTTGAAACTTAACGAGATATGAAATTTGATATTGGTTGAGACAACGGTGAAACTCCAAAACCAAAGGAAAATGTTTCGAACTAGCTTAAAGGTGAACAGATGGGAGAGTACACCaatcatttgaaaaaaattggtGAAAAAGATTATATTTTGTTTCCTTAGACATATGAAACTATCACTTGGGGAACTTGGTAGAAGAAGCCAAGCACAGTACAGTTGTCCTGTGGTTTTAGAGGTTTTTGTTGGAGGGTCAGAGTATGGAGAAGAAACGCTGGCTTTCTCAGACAGAAGCAAAGATATTCTGTTTAGTTAAAGAAGTCAAGAACACTGACAATTTCTTAAGGTTCAATTATTCAAATAGATATGTCCTCTATATATGTCTTTCTATAAGTTAAGTACTCTATGTATTTAGACACATGGTTGTGAAATTTGTGCACGATCACAAACTTTAAAAAGTTTCATCCAGTAACACTTCTTTATACATGTTCACACTGCTTTTCCGGTGCTTCAATTGTTTATGAACTTTTAAGAAGATTGCAGGAGCAAGTTATACTGTGACATCTTAGTAATTGGAAGCTTTTTGTGCTGATGTCTGACTTTTGAGACTGCACAGACTATACACAGAAGAACAAACATGTAAAGGAGTTCATACATCTAAGATACTACTTTCCagatatcatatgaaaactcaactTCTGAAAATAAATCAAAACTTTAAAACTCCTTCACTGAAAATGATATGCCTGTTTTGGTGCAATTTTGCACACCAGCCATCCAAAGAAGATTAAACGTGTCCCTAGAAGGATCCATAATCGAAAttgtacaatatatatattcttcatTCAACTAAAACAACATCTACGGGTACTCAAAAGTAAAAACATAGATGCAACCAAGAATGTTGCTCAAAATTTGTAATCATTTGACTAACCAGATAAATATAACTTGTTTTTGAATTGTCTCCCACTCTCCAAGAACATGGAgtttattcattcttaaaattaCTCTCTACCAACAGAAACCTCAAGCTCTAAGATTACATAATATGTCGAAAGAAAGGTCGTTGACATCCTTATCTGCTACAGGTACCTCTATTACGTCTTATGCTACTATGAACTCACCAAATGTTGATTCACCAGTATGTATCAGTGTTATAACAATTTCGTCTTATTGATACAACAATCACATTTAGAAGTCACTTCAGAATATTCAATGCTTTCTTGTCATTGCTTTTGACGAGCATACTTAATAGAACTCATCATGATCAATCacaattgaaaaattattttttttatagaagaGGAACGAAGTAATAAGGTAAAAGCATGTCCAAGCATGCCGCTATGCAACTGACAAAGGAATaaactcttcaatttttttccttaatCAGAATCCAGTTAGGATGAATAAATGATAGGAGGTGGATAGTTACGCTATACACTATCAAAAtgattatgagttcaagttCTATATGTTTACGGTGTAAAGCATACTTACACAATAAGTTCACTTATACTACTAAGGTAATTACAAGTAAATATGTATAATAAATGTTAATTAGTAACTTCGTACAAATGTTAACTACTGTTAAATTACGCTCATCATGTAAAAGATCTTTATactaacaatatatataacttgaGTCCATTTTTGTAGTACTCCGACTACTACAAGGGCAGGGAAGGGTGAAGATATATGTAAGGCAGCAGTGGTGGATGTTGCTAACAAACTACATATTCAACTGAAAACATTATTTTTAACACGGAGCTTACATATACATGTAAAAATCACCATATTTCAATACATAATACAACCCCCTCCTCCTTTCACACTATAAGTTTAAAAGATAtttaacatatcctcaagaccacaagattcaataGTGTTATTACTCTCTTAAACTCagtatcaaattaaaatagaacAAACAAATTGAACGGAGTAACGAGAATGAGAATTGTGGTAAAATCataaagtaagaaaaaaaataccttCTTGAGTAAAAGACATTGTTGTCTTCTGGAACAAAAACATCAGCATTAAGAATATTTCCTCCCCTTGATGCCATACAATCAGATAGCTTTGCAACAATTCCTACTTCATCCTATTCACAAAAACCAATTCAATTCCCGTCTAAGTCGCCCATCCCATAGATCATTATTACCCATGTTTATGTATTGCTGTGAAGACTTACTGGGCAATGAAAGACATGAATCCCATGTACCACGGAATTTGAGGACAATTTTACACATTTAAGTGACCTTTTCGAAAATTTACAAACTTGTGAACCAAAATTTGGAGATACCAATCTCCAGAGGAGGTTCATGTCCTATCCTCCTTTTTACAAGTTGGGTTCAATTTTTctctttccaaaatatcttgctATATCACTCAATTTTATAGTCTcatcttattctttttttaattctattaTATTTATAGTCTTATCCGTTTCAGACATTTGCCCAACTTACAATTTCCACCATAGCCACAATCTCAAAATCAGGGGTTCACACGTAGGTTTGAATTGGTTAttgatcaaaattaaaattaaattaaattaattaaaatatatattcattGGTTTAATTGTtattggttttggttttggtttgatttggttcgATTATTCTATTATTaactatacacaaaaataaaagaaacgatTTCTTCAAAGTGAAAAAAAgacaataattcattcaaaaaaaaataaaaagtctttGTGCCATTTTTgatcttataattcttatatcagaactttaattatgtttaacttTCTGCTTATATTGTTAGTTAATTCAATGTAATAAACAACATAAACTTACTGAATAATGCATAAATTAATGATATGattgtacaaataaaagatataTCATACCttattattttgaattagtGTGTtgtattttttgcataaaaagtgttcatgaaaaataatattatatatatataattacaaaaaaatatgtatataatttatcggttcggttcggttatttct
This Solanum dulcamara chromosome 8, daSolDulc1.2, whole genome shotgun sequence DNA region includes the following protein-coding sequences:
- the LOC129899012 gene encoding probable aquaporin TIP-type RB7-5A; amino-acid sequence: MVKIAFGSIGDSFSVGSLKAYLAEFIATLLFVFAGVGSAIAYNKLTSDAALDPAGLVAVAVAHAFALFVGVAMAANISGGHLNPAVTLGLAVGGNITILTGLFYWIAQLLGSTVACLLLKFVTNGLAVPTHGVAAGLSGIEGVVMEIVITFALVYTVYATAADPKKGSLGTIAPMAIGFIVGANILAAGPFSGGSMNPARSFGPAVVAGDFSQNWIYWVGPLIGGGLAGFIYGDVFIGSHTPLPTSDDYA
- the LOC129899011 gene encoding formyltetrahydrofolate deformylase 1, mitochondrial-like yields the protein MNLLWRLVSPNFGSQVCKFSKRSLKCVKLSSNSVVHGIHVFHCPDEVGIVAKLSDCMASRGGNILNADVFVPEDNNVFYSRSEFTFDPAIWPRGKMDEDFFKLSKMFNALKSIVRVPEIDPKYKIAVLVSKQDHCLVDLLHRWQNGRLPVDITSVISNHDRGPDTHVIRLLERHGIPYYYLPTTMGKKREVEILELVHDTDFLVLARYMQVFSAEFLKSYGKDIINIHHGLLPSFKGGSPSKQAFESGVKLIGATSHFVSEVLDAGPIIEQMVERVSHRDNLQSFIQKSEDLEKQCLVKAIKSYCELRVLPYYAKDKTVVF